A stretch of Equus caballus isolate H_3958 breed thoroughbred chromosome 11, TB-T2T, whole genome shotgun sequence DNA encodes these proteins:
- the ACADVL gene encoding very long-chain specific acyl-CoA dehydrogenase, mitochondrial isoform X1 codes for MQAARMAPSVGRQLLRLGGGSSRPSALLGQPRPGPAQRSYASGATQAVLDKSDSVSSETSTSGKQAKAESKSFAAGMFKGQLTTDQVFPYPSVLNEEQTQFLKELVGPVSRFFEEVNDPAKNDMLKQVEETTMQGLKDLGAFGLQVPSELGGVGLCNTQYARLVEIVGMHDLGVGITLGAHQSIGFKGILLFGTKAQKEKYLPKLASGETIAAFCLTEPSSGSDAASIRSSAVPSPCGKYYTLNGSKIWISNGGLADIFTVFAKTPVTDAATGAVKEKITAFVVEKSFGGVTHGPPEEKMGIKASNTAEVYFDGVRMPSDNVLGEVGGGFKVAMHILNNGRFGMAAALAGTMKGIIAKAVDHAANRTQFGEKIHNFGIIQEKLARMAMLQYVTESMAYMVSANMDQGSTDFQIEAAISKIFGSEAAWQVTDECIQIMGGMGFMKEAGVERVLRDLRIFRIFEGTNDILRLFVALQGCMNKGKELSKLGSALKNPFGNAGLLLGEAGKQLKRRAGMGSGLSLSGIVHPDLSRSGELAVQALEQFATVVEAKLIKHKKEIVNEQFLLQRLADSAIDLYAMVVVLSRASRSLSEGHPTAQHEKMLCDSWCIEAAARIRETMAALQSDPQQQELFRNFKSISKALVERGGVVTSNPLGF; via the exons ATGCAGGCGGCAAGGATGGCCCCTAGCGTGGGGCGGCAGCTGCTGAGGTTGGGTGGCGGAAG CTCGCGGCCCAGCGCGCTCCTGgggcagccccggcccggccctgccCAGCGATCCTATGCCAGTGGGGCCACTCAG GCTGTTCTGGACAAGTCAGATTCCGTCTCCTCTGAGACTTCGACCAGTGGAAAACAGGCCAAGGCG GAATCTAAGTCGTTTGCTGCGGGGATGTTCAAGGGCCAGCTCACCACAGACCAGGTGTTTCCATACCCATCCG TGCTCAATGAAGAGCAGACCCAGTTTCTCAAAGAGCTGGTGGGACCTGTGTCCCGTTTCTTTGAG GAGGTGAACGATCCTGCCAAGAATGACATGCTGAAGCAGGTGGAGGAGACCACTATGCAGGGCCTCAAGGACCTGGGGGCCTTTGGTCTGCAAGTGCCCAGTGAGCTGGGCGGCGTGGGCCTCTGCAACACCCAG TACGCCCGCTTGGTGGAGATCGTGGGTATGCACGACCTTGGCGTGGGCATCACTCTGGGGGCCCATCAGAGCATCGGTTTCAAAGGCATCCTGCTCTTTGGCACGAaggctcagaaagaaaaatacctccCCAAACTGGCATCTG GGGAGACTATAGCTGCTTTCTGTCTAACCGAGCCCTCGAGTGGGTCTGATGCAGCCTCCATCCGAAGCTCAGCTGTGCCCAGCCCCTGTGGAAAATATTATACCCTCAATGGAAGCAAGATTTGGATCAG TAATGGGGGCCTGGCAGATATCTTCACAGTCTTTGCCAAGACACCAGTTACAGATGCAGCCACAGGAGCCGTGAAGGAGAAGATCACAGCTTTTGTGGTGGAGAAGAGCTTTGGAGGTGTTACCCA CGGACCCCCTGAGGAGAAGATGGGCATCAAGGCCTCGAACACTGCAGAGGTGTACTTTGATGGAGTACGGATGCCGTCAGACAACGTGCTGGGTGAAGTGGGGGGCGGCTTCAAGGTCGCCATGCACATTCTTAATAATGGAAGGTTTGGCATGGCTGCGGCCCTTGCAGGCACCATGAAGGGCATCATTGCTAAAGCG GTGGATCATGCTGCTAATCGTACCCAGTTTGGGGAGAAAATTCACAACTTTGGGATAATCCAGGAGAAGCTGGCCCGGATGGCTATGCTACAGTATGTGACTGAG TCCATGGCTTACATGGTGAGTGCCAACATGGACCAAGGATCCACGGACTTCCAGATAGAGGCTGCCATCAGCAAAATCTTTGGCTCG GAGGCAGCCTGGCAGGTGACGGATGAATGCATCCAAATCATGGGAGGCATGGGCTTCATGAAG GAGGCTGGGGTAGAGCGCGTGCTCCGAGATCTTCGCATCTTCCGGATCTTTGAGGGGACGAACGACATTCTCCGGCTGTTTGTGGCTCTGCAGGGCTGTATG aataaaggaaaggaaCTCTCTAAGCTTGGCAGTGCTCTAAAGAATCCTTTTGGGAATGCCGGCCTCCTGCTAGGAGAGGCAGGCAAACAGCTGAAGCG GCGGGCAGGGATGGGCAGTGGTCTGAGTCTCAGTGGAATCGTCCATCCGGATTTGAGTCGGAGCGGTGAGCTG GCAGTGCAGGCTCTGGAGCAGTTTGCCACCGTGGTGGAGGCTAAACTGATAAAACACAAGAAGGAGATTGTCA ATGAACAGTTTCTGCTGCAGCGTCTGGCAGACAGTGCCATTGACCTCTATGCCATGGTGGTGGTTCTGTCCAG GGCCTCAAGATCCCTGAGTGAGGGCCACCCCACAGCCCAGCATGAGAAAATGCTGTGTGACAGCTGGTGTATTGAG gctgcagccCGGATCCGGGAGACCATGGCTGCTCTGCAGTCTGACccccagcagcaggagctcttCCGTAACTTCAAAAGTATCTCCAAGGCCTTGGTGGAGCGGGGTGGCGTGGTCACCAGCAACCCCCTTGGCTTCTGA
- the ACADVL gene encoding very long-chain specific acyl-CoA dehydrogenase, mitochondrial isoform X2, whose translation MQAARMAPSVGRQLLRLGGGSSRPSALLGQPRPGPAQRSYASGATQESKSFAAGMFKGQLTTDQVFPYPSVLNEEQTQFLKELVGPVSRFFEEVNDPAKNDMLKQVEETTMQGLKDLGAFGLQVPSELGGVGLCNTQYARLVEIVGMHDLGVGITLGAHQSIGFKGILLFGTKAQKEKYLPKLASGETIAAFCLTEPSSGSDAASIRSSAVPSPCGKYYTLNGSKIWISNGGLADIFTVFAKTPVTDAATGAVKEKITAFVVEKSFGGVTHGPPEEKMGIKASNTAEVYFDGVRMPSDNVLGEVGGGFKVAMHILNNGRFGMAAALAGTMKGIIAKAVDHAANRTQFGEKIHNFGIIQEKLARMAMLQYVTESMAYMVSANMDQGSTDFQIEAAISKIFGSEAAWQVTDECIQIMGGMGFMKEAGVERVLRDLRIFRIFEGTNDILRLFVALQGCMNKGKELSKLGSALKNPFGNAGLLLGEAGKQLKRRAGMGSGLSLSGIVHPDLSRSGELAVQALEQFATVVEAKLIKHKKEIVNEQFLLQRLADSAIDLYAMVVVLSRASRSLSEGHPTAQHEKMLCDSWCIEAAARIRETMAALQSDPQQQELFRNFKSISKALVERGGVVTSNPLGF comes from the exons ATGCAGGCGGCAAGGATGGCCCCTAGCGTGGGGCGGCAGCTGCTGAGGTTGGGTGGCGGAAG CTCGCGGCCCAGCGCGCTCCTGgggcagccccggcccggccctgccCAGCGATCCTATGCCAGTGGGGCCACTCAG GAATCTAAGTCGTTTGCTGCGGGGATGTTCAAGGGCCAGCTCACCACAGACCAGGTGTTTCCATACCCATCCG TGCTCAATGAAGAGCAGACCCAGTTTCTCAAAGAGCTGGTGGGACCTGTGTCCCGTTTCTTTGAG GAGGTGAACGATCCTGCCAAGAATGACATGCTGAAGCAGGTGGAGGAGACCACTATGCAGGGCCTCAAGGACCTGGGGGCCTTTGGTCTGCAAGTGCCCAGTGAGCTGGGCGGCGTGGGCCTCTGCAACACCCAG TACGCCCGCTTGGTGGAGATCGTGGGTATGCACGACCTTGGCGTGGGCATCACTCTGGGGGCCCATCAGAGCATCGGTTTCAAAGGCATCCTGCTCTTTGGCACGAaggctcagaaagaaaaatacctccCCAAACTGGCATCTG GGGAGACTATAGCTGCTTTCTGTCTAACCGAGCCCTCGAGTGGGTCTGATGCAGCCTCCATCCGAAGCTCAGCTGTGCCCAGCCCCTGTGGAAAATATTATACCCTCAATGGAAGCAAGATTTGGATCAG TAATGGGGGCCTGGCAGATATCTTCACAGTCTTTGCCAAGACACCAGTTACAGATGCAGCCACAGGAGCCGTGAAGGAGAAGATCACAGCTTTTGTGGTGGAGAAGAGCTTTGGAGGTGTTACCCA CGGACCCCCTGAGGAGAAGATGGGCATCAAGGCCTCGAACACTGCAGAGGTGTACTTTGATGGAGTACGGATGCCGTCAGACAACGTGCTGGGTGAAGTGGGGGGCGGCTTCAAGGTCGCCATGCACATTCTTAATAATGGAAGGTTTGGCATGGCTGCGGCCCTTGCAGGCACCATGAAGGGCATCATTGCTAAAGCG GTGGATCATGCTGCTAATCGTACCCAGTTTGGGGAGAAAATTCACAACTTTGGGATAATCCAGGAGAAGCTGGCCCGGATGGCTATGCTACAGTATGTGACTGAG TCCATGGCTTACATGGTGAGTGCCAACATGGACCAAGGATCCACGGACTTCCAGATAGAGGCTGCCATCAGCAAAATCTTTGGCTCG GAGGCAGCCTGGCAGGTGACGGATGAATGCATCCAAATCATGGGAGGCATGGGCTTCATGAAG GAGGCTGGGGTAGAGCGCGTGCTCCGAGATCTTCGCATCTTCCGGATCTTTGAGGGGACGAACGACATTCTCCGGCTGTTTGTGGCTCTGCAGGGCTGTATG aataaaggaaaggaaCTCTCTAAGCTTGGCAGTGCTCTAAAGAATCCTTTTGGGAATGCCGGCCTCCTGCTAGGAGAGGCAGGCAAACAGCTGAAGCG GCGGGCAGGGATGGGCAGTGGTCTGAGTCTCAGTGGAATCGTCCATCCGGATTTGAGTCGGAGCGGTGAGCTG GCAGTGCAGGCTCTGGAGCAGTTTGCCACCGTGGTGGAGGCTAAACTGATAAAACACAAGAAGGAGATTGTCA ATGAACAGTTTCTGCTGCAGCGTCTGGCAGACAGTGCCATTGACCTCTATGCCATGGTGGTGGTTCTGTCCAG GGCCTCAAGATCCCTGAGTGAGGGCCACCCCACAGCCCAGCATGAGAAAATGCTGTGTGACAGCTGGTGTATTGAG gctgcagccCGGATCCGGGAGACCATGGCTGCTCTGCAGTCTGACccccagcagcaggagctcttCCGTAACTTCAAAAGTATCTCCAAGGCCTTGGTGGAGCGGGGTGGCGTGGTCACCAGCAACCCCCTTGGCTTCTGA